Genomic segment of Rhodococcus sp. W8901:
GCTGGGCCTCAAGTCACTGTCCATGGGCGCACAGCCGGGTCCCGACGGACAGGCGTCGACGCTCGGCAAGCTCGGAGCCGCCCTCTGCTTCGCCGTCGTGCTGATCGCGATCATTGCTGGGATACTGATGTTGATGCAGAACTTCCTGGCCAGCAGTTTCGGCATCCACGTCTTCTGAGTGAGGTAACGCACCGACCCGCGTCCCCACTCCTTCGTGAAAGTGATCGCATCCGTGACTGATGACTCGCACCGCTCGGCGACTGATGACTCGCACCGCTCGGCGACTGATGACTCGCACCGCTCGGCGACTGATGGCTCGCCCCGCTCGGCGGAACACAAGAGCGCGCTTCGCTCGGTACTCGACTGGCTCCGCGCCGGCTATCCGGAGGGGATTCCCGCCAAGGACCATTTCGCGCTGCTCGCCGTCCTGGGACGCCGACTGACCGACGAGGAGATCGGGCAGATCGTCGAACTGTCGATCGAAACCGCCCACGAGCATCCCGACCGGCACGTCGACTACGACGCGCTGAAGAGCATCATCGCCGGCGTCATCCGCGAGCAGCCGACCGAAGAGGACATCGCCCGCGTCACCGAGCGCCTCGCCGCGGGTGGTTGGCCCGTCGTCTCCGACGAGCAGGAAGCGTCGAGAGAACACCAATACCGCTGACGGACCAAGTTCAGGAGCACCATTGAGCCTGCCTCCGTTCCTCTCCTCGATCATCGACTGGCTGCGCGCCGGCTACCCCAACGGCGTTCCCGAGCAGGACTATGTCCCGCTGTTCGCTCTCCTCACCCGCCGACTGTCGGAGGACGAGGTCGACATCGTGACCGCAGCCCTGGTCGACGACGGCGACCTGCCGATCTCCAAGACCGACATCCAGGTGCTCATCACCAAGATCACCAACGAGATGCCGCTCGAATCCGACGTGGACCGCGTGCGGTCGCACCTGTCGTCCGGGGGATGGCCGCTCGCCGGTCCACCGGCGACCTGACCCGTGTCCGACCGGGACGCTCCCCGTGAAACCATCGAGGAGTGAGCCCGGTCCTGCACACCCTTCCGATTCCCGCCGGTAGCGCGGCGACGGCCCTCCTGCCCCGGCTCGAACGACTCCTCGACCGCGACGGCCCACCCCTCCTACCGGTACCGGAGCAGGACCAGCAGGAGACGAGACGCCTGTGCGACGCCCTGCGTCCGGGTGAGGCGATCGACGATGTGCCCGGCGCCGACGACATCGCGCTCGTGATGGCGACCTCGGGCACCACCGGGGTCCCCAAGGGCGCCATGCTGACCTCGCGCGCGCTGCGGGCCAGCGGCGACGCGACACACCGCAGGCTCGGCGGGCCCGGGTCGTGGTTGCTGGCACTGCCGGCACACCACATCGCGGGCATGCAGGTGCTGCTGCGGAGCGTGCTGGCCGGCGCCGCGCCCGTCGTCGTCGACGTCACACGCGGATTCGATCCGGCGACCCTGCCGGCAGCCGTCGACGCGATGGCGGGGCCACGTCGCTACACCTCGCTGGTGCCCACCCAACTGGTCAAGGCCCTCGACGACGCCGCGGCGGCCGCCGCACTCGCCGAACTGGACGCCGTCCTCCTCGGTGGCGCCGCGACACCTCCGCCGCTCCTGCGCCGGGCCGTCGACGCCGGACTGACGATCGTGCGCACCTACGGGATGAGCGAGACGTGCGGCGGGTGCGTCTACGACGGCACACCCCTCGACGGTGTGCGGGTCCGCATCGCGGACGACTCCCGCGTCCTGCTCGGTGGAGACACGCTCGCATCGGGGTACCGCGGGATTCCCGATCACCCGGCCTTCAGCGAGCCCGGATGGTTCCGCACCGACGATGCCGGAACCGTCACCGACGGCGTCCTGACGATCCGCGGGCGGTTGGACGAGGCGATCTCCACCGGCGGTCTGACGGTGGTGCCGCAGGTGGTCGAAGCCGTCCTGATGGAGCACCCGGACGTTCGCGAATGCGCGGTGCTCGGTGTCCCCGACGAACGACTCGGCCAGCGGGTGGTGGCGGCGATCGTGCCGGAGGACGGGACCGCCCCCACCGTCGACGACCTGCGGGCCCATGTCGGCGCCTCGCTCGACGCGACCGCGGCACCGCGGGAGGTGAAATTCGTCCGCTCACTCCCGCTGCGGGGGCCGGGCAAGGTGGACCGCAAGGCCCTGCAGACAGCCTGGATTCGAACGAATAATTGATCCAGTTGATCAGTATCTGCCGGCCGAGACACGATTGTTACTCTTCGGCGCGGCGGGTTCGGCGCGACGGTTCTCCCTGATCAAAGGGAGTGCAGCGGGGAGGTAAACGATTCGGCGCCACCCGCGGGCGCGGCCGATTCCGCCGAAAACCCTTGCCCGAAAACGTAAACGGGCCATGCTTCGCCTGTGATCTTGGTTTCGGGGAACCGAGCACCGCGATCGCCTGTCCACCGACACTCCATCGACAGGGGTTGATCATGCAAACACGTCCGTCTACATCTCAGCTGTTACGCCGCACGACCGTCGGGGCCGTCCTCGTCGGCGTGTCGGCACTCACCGCACCCGCAGTTGCGGGCGCGGAAACCGTGGAGCTCACCCGCCCCACAGTGACGTTCACCGTCACCGACAGCACTTTCGACCTGACGCTCGAGAATCCCAACAGCGATCCGACCAGCAGTTGCGGGGCGTTCGTGGTCCAGGCCTCGAAGCTCTCCGCACTCGAGGAGGATCCGTCGAGGATCAACGAACCCGGCTTCCTGACATGGCGGACCGCACGCAGCGAGCGCGTCGCGGCCGACTCGTCCCGGACCTACACCTTCGACGTCCCGCGCGGATTCTATGCCGTTGTGGGCGAATGTGTTTCGCCCACACAACCGAAGCCGTCCGCGAGCGATCCGCAGGTGGTGTCGGTTCCGCGCAGCCAGTACACAGGCAGTTCGAGCGCAGCCCCCGCAAACATCGCGGGCATCGCCCGCGGCCTCTTCTCCGGCGGCTCGCTCGCCGCAGGGTAGCCCGAGTCGGAGCATCGGCCGGGCAGGAAACCCCCTGCCCGGCCGATGCGAACCGACCGCCCCGAAATTCGGGTAGTTGAACAAGCAATTGAATACCTAACGACCACTGAAACAAGATTGTTACATAGGTCCCAAACCGGCTCGTACGGTGGGGATTTCCGCTGATCAAACATCGTTACCGGGCGGTAGGAACGGAACATTCCTCGCACCGAGGACCGCATTTCGTTACGGCCCCGAGAGGTTCACCTTGCGGGAACTTGACCCAACCCCGATGCTTCTCCCCAGTGATCTTGGTTTCGGGTCTTGGTTTCGGGGAGCCGGGCGCCGCGATCACGTGTTTCGAACACTCGTACTCAACAGGAGTTGTCCATGCACGTGCGTACTCGAAATCTGTTCACCCGCAGTGTGGCCGGTGTCGCGATTGCCGGCGCAGCCGCTCTCGCCGCCCCTGCCCTCGCGTCGGCCGCACCCGCGGTCAAGGCGCCGACGGTCACCGCGGCCGCCGCGAGCAGCACCATCACGGTGACGGTGGCGAACCCCAATACCGATCCTTCCGTCACGTGTGGCGCCCACGCCTTCGCCGCGTCGCGCGCGAGTGAACTGGAGAAGGATCCCTCCAAGCTCTTCGAGCCCGGATTCACGTTCTGGAAGGTCTCCGACAAGGCCCGCGTCGGCGCGTCCGACACCAAGTCCTTCACCACGCCGGAGTTCAACGACGGCGTGTTTGCCGTTGTCGGCGAATGCACTTCGGCCAACGGCGGCACGCCGGTGCTGGGCAAGCCCCAGGTCGTCAGCCTGCCCGAGGACGCGATCTTCGGCAGCCTGCGCAACGGCGCACTCGAGAACGTCCTCGACTTCGTCCTGGAGGGCAACATCGACGGACTGATCAAGGCCATCTCGGCCGGATCGACTCAGCCCGCCTGACAGACCACCCGCACCACAGAACGTGCGCGGCGGTCCGGACACCAGTCGGGGATGCCCGGGCCGCCGCGCATCCTTTCCTGATCCGCTCGCCGTGTCCGCCTCGCGGTTCCTCGCGCCGAGCCGGCCACTGTCGAAAGGTCCACACCATGCGCTTACGTTCCACCTCACTCGTCACCCGTCTGGCGGCAGGGAGTGCCGTCGCCGCCGCGGCCCTGATCGCTGCTCCCGCGCTCGCGTCCGCCGCGCCCGCCACCTTCACTGGACCCACCGTGACGGCGGAGGCCGCCGGAGATGCGATCGCCGTCTCCATCACCAACCCCAACGTCGACTTCCCGACGAGCACGTGCGGTGCCGTCGCGATCGACTCCGTCAAGGTGCCCGAGGCGGTCGACGACCCGCTCAAGCTGCTCGAGCCCGGATTCGTTGCTTGGACCAGTGGTCTCGACAGCGTCGGCGCGGGTGTCACCAAGGCGTACACGACACCGGCCCTCACCGGTGGCATGTACGCCGTCGTGGGCGCGTGTGTGTCGCTGGCCAATCCCGTTCCCGAGCTGGGCGATCCGGTCCTCGTCGGTGTCGGTGACACCTTCGGCAGCCTCGGGACGATCACCGGCAGCCTCGGTGACTTCATCCCGAACATCGGCGACCTGATCGGTGGCCTACTGAAGTAGCTCGACCCGCACGAAGACCCGGGCCCGCGGTGCATTGCACCGCGAGCCCGGCGCGTGTCCGGACGCAAGCGCGGTGCAAGGGCGGTGCAAGAGGGCACCGTCATGGTTGTGCCATGAACCTCGATACCTCACCCCCGGCCATCGAGGCCGTCGGGCTCGTCAAGACCTTCGGGCAGCAGCGGGCCGTGGACGGCGTCAGCCTCACCGTCCCGACCGGTTCGGTGTACGGCGTGCTCGGCCCCAACGGCGCCGGCAAGACGACGACAGTCCGGATGCTCGCGACCCTGCTGCGGCCCGACGGCGGCGAGGCCCGCATCTTCGGCCGTGACGTCGTCCGCGAATCGACGGCCGTCCGTTCCCTCGTCGGCGTCACCGGCCAGTACGCGTCGGTGGACGAAGACCTCACCGCCACCGAGAACCTCGTGATCTTCTCGCGGCTGCTCGGCCTCGGCCGCGCCGACGCCAAGCGCAAGGCCGTCGAACTCCTCGAAGAGTTCGGACTCACCGAGGCGGCGTCGAAGCCGCTGAAGAACTTCTCCGGCGGCATGCGCCGGAGACTCGACCTCGCGGCCAGCCTCATCGCCCGTCCCCCGCTGCTGTTCCTCGACGAGCCCACCACGGGCCTCGACCCGCGCACCCGCGCGCAGATGTGGGACACCATCCGCAGGCTCGTCGCCGAGGGCTCGACGGTACTGCTCACCACGCAGTACCTCGACGAGGCCGACCAACTGGCGGACCGGATCGCGGTGATCGACCACGGTCGTGTGATCGCCGACGGCACCGCCGACGAACTGAAGGCGTCGGTCGGAGTGTCGGCACTGCAGTTGACCCTCGCCGATCGCACGCAGACCGAGGAAGCCCGGTCCGTGATCTCCGCGATGCTCGGCATCGAGGCAGCGGTCACGCCGGAGTCCGGACGTATCACCGCGCCGCTGACCGATCCGTCGATCACCGCGGATCTTCTCGTGCACCTGCGCGACCGGTCCATCGCGGTGGACGAGATCACCGTGTCGAAGCCGAGCCTTGACGAGGTCTTCCTCACCATCACCGGGCACGACACTGCCGAGTCCGAAGGAGACGCCGCATGACCACCACACTCACCTCGCCTGCGCGACAGGGAGACACGCGGACGATCGAAGCCGCCGACCGCATCGACCTCCGGGACGCGATCGCCCACACCTTCACGATGGCGTACCGCGGCATCCTGAAGATCAAGCACAACCCCGAGCAACTGTTCGACGTCGTGATCCAGCCGGTGATCTTCACGTTCATGTTCACGTACATCTTCGGCGGCGCGATCTCCGGCGACGTGAAGTCGTACCTGCCCATCATCATCCCCGGCATCCTCGTCCAGACGGTGATCACGGCATCGATCGTCACCGGCACCCAGTTGCGCGAGGACATGGACAAGGGGGTGTTCGACCGGTTCAAATCGCTGCCGATAGCCCGGATCGCCCCGCTGTCCGGGGCCCTGCTCGCCGACGTCGTGCGGTACGCGATCGCGACCACCATCACGATCGTCGTCGGCATCGCCATGGGTTACCGCCCGGGTGGCGGATTCGTCGGCGTGGTGTGCGCGGCGCTGCTGATCATGGTGTGCGCGTTCGCGATCAGCTGGATCTTCGCACTCATGGGCGTGCTGATGAGCAAGGCCTCCGCCGTGCAGGGCGTCTCGATGATGATCCTGTTCCCGCTCACGTTCATGTCGAACGCGTTCGTACCGTCCGACACGATGCCGGGCTGGATGCAGGCGTTCGTGAACGTCAACCCCGTCTCGCACCTGGTGACCGCGGTCCGCGAACTCGCCAACGACGGCCACTTCGGTATCCACGCGGTGTATGCACTGGTTGGTGCCGCCGTCATCGTCGCGATCATGGCCCCGCTCACGGTGCGGACCTACATGCGCAGGACCTGAGGCCTCACGCCTCCGTCTCGGAGAGAAGGCCGAGTATCTCGCGACGCGCGGCGGCGCGCGGCGTCCCCTCCACGGACGCCAGC
This window contains:
- a CDS encoding DUF3349 domain-containing protein — encoded protein: MPAKDHFALLAVLGRRLTDEEIGQIVELSIETAHEHPDRHVDYDALKSIIAGVIREQPTEEDIARVTERLAAGGWPVVSDEQEASREHQYR
- a CDS encoding DUF3349 domain-containing protein gives rise to the protein MSLPPFLSSIIDWLRAGYPNGVPEQDYVPLFALLTRRLSEDEVDIVTAALVDDGDLPISKTDIQVLITKITNEMPLESDVDRVRSHLSSGGWPLAGPPAT
- the menE gene encoding o-succinylbenzoate--CoA ligase, encoding MSPVLHTLPIPAGSAATALLPRLERLLDRDGPPLLPVPEQDQQETRRLCDALRPGEAIDDVPGADDIALVMATSGTTGVPKGAMLTSRALRASGDATHRRLGGPGSWLLALPAHHIAGMQVLLRSVLAGAAPVVVDVTRGFDPATLPAAVDAMAGPRRYTSLVPTQLVKALDDAAAAAALAELDAVLLGGAATPPPLLRRAVDAGLTIVRTYGMSETCGGCVYDGTPLDGVRVRIADDSRVLLGGDTLASGYRGIPDHPAFSEPGWFRTDDAGTVTDGVLTIRGRLDEAISTGGLTVVPQVVEAVLMEHPDVRECAVLGVPDERLGQRVVAAIVPEDGTAPTVDDLRAHVGASLDATAAPREVKFVRSLPLRGPGKVDRKALQTAWIRTNN
- a CDS encoding ATP-binding cassette domain-containing protein — encoded protein: MNLDTSPPAIEAVGLVKTFGQQRAVDGVSLTVPTGSVYGVLGPNGAGKTTTVRMLATLLRPDGGEARIFGRDVVRESTAVRSLVGVTGQYASVDEDLTATENLVIFSRLLGLGRADAKRKAVELLEEFGLTEAASKPLKNFSGGMRRRLDLAASLIARPPLLFLDEPTTGLDPRTRAQMWDTIRRLVAEGSTVLLTTQYLDEADQLADRIAVIDHGRVIADGTADELKASVGVSALQLTLADRTQTEEARSVISAMLGIEAAVTPESGRITAPLTDPSITADLLVHLRDRSIAVDEITVSKPSLDEVFLTITGHDTAESEGDAA
- a CDS encoding ABC transporter permease — translated: MTTTLTSPARQGDTRTIEAADRIDLRDAIAHTFTMAYRGILKIKHNPEQLFDVVIQPVIFTFMFTYIFGGAISGDVKSYLPIIIPGILVQTVITASIVTGTQLREDMDKGVFDRFKSLPIARIAPLSGALLADVVRYAIATTITIVVGIAMGYRPGGGFVGVVCAALLIMVCAFAISWIFALMGVLMSKASAVQGVSMMILFPLTFMSNAFVPSDTMPGWMQAFVNVNPVSHLVTAVRELANDGHFGIHAVYALVGAAVIVAIMAPLTVRTYMRRT